The following proteins are encoded in a genomic region of Streptomyces gobiensis:
- a CDS encoding AAA family ATPase: MSERQGPPFVSAPSPDSARAALETLRGEIAKAVVGQDAAVTGLVVALLCRGHVLLEGVPGVAKTLLVRTLAATLKLDTKRVQFTPDLMPSDVTGSLIYDARTAEFSFQPGPVFTNLLLADEINRTPPKTQASLLEAMEERQVSVDGTARLLPEPFLVAATQNPVEYEGTYPLPEAQLDRFLLKLTVPLPTRQDEINVLTRHAEGFDPRDLEAAGIRPVAGPTELDAARAAVAKTSISPEITGYVVDICRATRDSPSLALGVSPRGATALLSTARAWAWLTGRDYVIPDDVKALALPTLRHRIQLRPEAEMEGVTADSVINSILAHVPVPR; encoded by the coding sequence ATCTCCGAGAGACAAGGACCGCCCTTCGTGAGCGCCCCTTCCCCAGACAGCGCCCGCGCCGCCCTCGAAACCCTGCGCGGCGAGATCGCCAAGGCCGTGGTCGGCCAGGACGCCGCCGTCACCGGACTCGTCGTCGCCCTGCTCTGCCGTGGTCATGTCCTGCTCGAGGGTGTCCCCGGCGTCGCGAAGACCCTGCTCGTACGTACCTTGGCGGCCACGCTCAAACTCGACACCAAGCGCGTACAGTTCACCCCCGATCTGATGCCGAGCGATGTCACGGGCTCGCTCATCTACGACGCCCGTACCGCCGAGTTCTCCTTCCAGCCCGGCCCGGTCTTCACCAATCTCCTGCTCGCCGATGAGATCAACCGCACCCCGCCGAAGACCCAGGCCTCGCTGCTGGAGGCCATGGAAGAACGCCAGGTCTCCGTCGACGGCACCGCCCGTCTGCTCCCCGAACCCTTCCTGGTAGCCGCCACCCAGAACCCGGTCGAGTACGAGGGCACATACCCCCTCCCCGAGGCCCAACTCGACCGCTTCCTGCTCAAGCTGACGGTCCCGCTGCCCACCCGGCAGGACGAGATCAATGTCCTCACCCGCCATGCCGAGGGTTTCGACCCCCGCGACCTGGAAGCTGCGGGCATCCGCCCCGTGGCGGGCCCCACCGAGCTTGACGCCGCCCGCGCCGCTGTCGCCAAGACCTCGATCTCCCCTGAGATCACCGGCTATGTCGTCGATATCTGCCGAGCCACCCGTGATTCCCCCTCACTCGCTCTCGGTGTCTCTCCCCGTGGCGCCACCGCACTGCTCTCCACCGCCCGCGCGTGGGCCTGGCTCACCGGCCGGGACTACGTCATCCCTGATGACGTCAAAGCGCTCGCTCTTCCCACCCTCCGGCACCGCATCCAGCTCCGCCCCGAGGCCGAGATGGAGGGTGTCACCGCCGACAGCGTGATCAACTCGATCCTCGCCCACGTCCCCGTGCCCCGCTGA